A region from the Kiritimatiellia bacterium genome encodes:
- a CDS encoding alcohol dehydrogenase catalytic domain-containing protein, which produces MTMQVRYVPSTQRAIQLVGPDELVLNESKPVPAPGPHQFLAEVVAVGLCYSDQKLLKQFSAHVRKGPVISGIDPAVLAGFPGYVPGEQPTVPGHEPVVRIVAVGPGVHRYKVGERYFIQADWRWLRTEASNGAFGYNFEGALQEYVLLDERLITSPEGESMLLRAPEGARSASAYALVEPWACVEQSYRTRERRTLREGGRLLVIADSTPDIEKLRRLLSSGPRPARMTWVSSRLSVPARWPVPAERANSLSETQGDPYDDVIYFGHDPDMVERIFARMANGALLVLVLGGSRFGRPVNVALGAIHYRGLRIAGTRSHDPADAMQAIPDSGEVRPNSRVHVIGAGGPMGVMHVVRDICEGIVGLTMVACDLSAPRLAALDRIARPRAKLHGVVYESYNSSRGLRSGPFDYSVVMVPSPALVAAAVAASAPRAIVNIFAGIPADHTGPLDLDALVERQVYLLGTSGSVMDDMRAVLAKVESGSLDTNVSVAAVAGLDGAIDGIRAVETQSIAGKIIVYPHCRGLPLTRLEELSERCPAAAQRLADGVWTREAEEALLAAFASAR; this is translated from the coding sequence ATGACGATGCAGGTCCGCTACGTCCCATCGACGCAGAGGGCGATCCAGCTGGTTGGCCCCGATGAGCTGGTGCTGAACGAGTCGAAACCCGTTCCCGCGCCGGGACCGCACCAGTTTCTTGCCGAAGTCGTCGCCGTGGGCCTTTGCTACTCCGACCAGAAACTTCTCAAGCAGTTCTCCGCGCACGTGCGCAAAGGACCGGTCATCTCGGGGATTGACCCCGCCGTGCTCGCCGGATTTCCCGGTTATGTGCCGGGCGAGCAGCCGACTGTCCCCGGGCATGAACCGGTCGTCCGCATCGTCGCCGTCGGCCCGGGCGTGCACCGCTACAAGGTGGGTGAACGATATTTCATCCAGGCGGACTGGCGCTGGCTTCGCACCGAGGCCTCCAACGGTGCGTTCGGATACAACTTCGAGGGTGCGCTGCAGGAATACGTGCTGCTGGACGAGCGGCTGATCACCTCGCCCGAAGGCGAAAGCATGTTGCTGCGGGCGCCGGAGGGCGCGCGCTCCGCCTCCGCCTACGCGCTGGTGGAGCCGTGGGCCTGTGTCGAGCAGTCGTACCGCACCCGCGAGCGCCGCACGTTGCGGGAAGGCGGTCGGCTGCTGGTGATTGCGGACTCAACGCCGGACATCGAAAAACTGCGGCGGCTGCTCTCGTCCGGCCCGCGCCCCGCCCGGATGACCTGGGTCTCCTCGCGGCTGTCCGTGCCGGCCCGTTGGCCGGTGCCGGCCGAGCGGGCGAACAGCTTGTCCGAAACTCAGGGTGACCCCTACGACGACGTGATCTACTTCGGCCACGACCCAGACATGGTCGAGCGAATCTTCGCGCGGATGGCGAATGGCGCGCTGCTGGTGCTGGTGCTCGGCGGCTCGCGCTTCGGGCGCCCCGTCAATGTCGCGCTGGGCGCCATTCACTACCGCGGGCTTCGCATCGCCGGCACACGTTCGCACGACCCGGCCGACGCGATGCAGGCGATCCCGGACAGCGGCGAAGTGCGTCCCAATAGCCGCGTCCACGTCATCGGCGCAGGAGGCCCCATGGGCGTGATGCACGTGGTCCGGGACATCTGCGAGGGCATCGTGGGGTTGACGATGGTCGCCTGCGACCTGAGCGCACCGCGGCTGGCGGCGCTCGATCGCATCGCGCGGCCGCGCGCCAAACTCCACGGCGTCGTGTACGAATCCTACAACTCCAGTCGTGGACTGCGCAGCGGCCCGTTCGACTACTCCGTCGTGATGGTACCCTCCCCCGCACTCGTCGCCGCAGCGGTCGCCGCCTCCGCCCCCCGCGCGATCGTGAACATCTTCGCCGGCATTCCGGCGGACCACACCGGCCCACTGGACCTCGACGCTCTCGTCGAACGGCAGGTCTACCTGCTGGGCACCAGCGGTTCGGTGATGGACGACATGCGCGCGGTGCTCGCGAAGGTCGAATCGGGTTCGCTGGACACCAACGTCTCCGTCGCCGCAGTCGCGGGTCTCGACGGCGCGATCGACGGCATCCGCGCCGTGGAAACGCAGAGCATCGCGGGAAAAATCATCGTCTATCCCCACTGCCGGGGCCTCCCGTTGACCCGCCTGGAGGAACTTTCCGAACGATGCCCCGCCGCCGCCCAGCGCCTGGCCGACGGTGTGTGGACCCGCGAAGCGGAGGAGGCGCTTCTGGCCGCGTTCGCGAGCGCGCGTTGA
- the srlD gene encoding sorbitol-6-phosphate dehydrogenase produces the protein MSEPVLSGQIAVVTGGAQGLGEAICRRLAREGCDVVIADVQARAAEATAHAIAAETGRRTLAMRTDVTCETDVAALFERTLAEFGRVDIAVANAAILIAEPLAEADAERWRAVMTVNLFGNFLTFKHAARAMLPRRRGCILQINSKSGKKGSAANSAYAASKFGGIGLVQSAALELAPHGIRVNAICPGNLLDSPLWTDPERGLFVQYLRAGKVPGARTVEDVRRAYIAQVPLGRGCTYDDVCNVLVFLASDAAAYMTGQAINVTGGQEMR, from the coding sequence ATGAGCGAGCCGGTGCTGAGCGGGCAGATCGCAGTGGTGACCGGCGGCGCACAGGGCCTCGGCGAGGCGATTTGCCGCCGACTCGCTCGCGAAGGTTGCGACGTTGTCATCGCCGACGTGCAGGCCCGAGCCGCGGAAGCCACCGCGCACGCCATCGCCGCGGAGACCGGCCGCCGCACGCTCGCGATGCGCACGGACGTCACCTGCGAGACCGATGTCGCCGCGCTCTTCGAACGCACGCTCGCCGAGTTCGGCCGTGTGGACATCGCCGTCGCCAACGCAGCAATTCTCATTGCCGAACCGCTCGCGGAGGCCGACGCGGAGCGCTGGCGGGCGGTGATGACGGTGAACCTCTTCGGCAATTTCCTCACGTTCAAACACGCCGCCCGCGCAATGCTGCCCCGCCGGCGTGGCTGCATTCTGCAAATCAATTCCAAGTCCGGCAAAAAGGGCAGCGCCGCCAACTCCGCGTATGCGGCCAGCAAATTCGGCGGGATCGGCCTGGTGCAAAGCGCCGCACTCGAACTGGCCCCGCATGGCATCCGAGTGAATGCAATCTGCCCCGGCAACCTGTTGGACTCCCCCCTGTGGACCGACCCGGAACGCGGTCTCTTCGTGCAATATCTCCGCGCGGGCAAGGTTCCCGGCGCCCGAACTGTCGAGGATGTTCGACGGGCCTACATCGCGCAGGTGCCGCTGGGACGGGGTTGCACCTACGACGACGTCTGCAATGTGCTGGTGTTTCTCGCTTCCGATGCCGCCGCCTATATGACCGGCCAAGCGATCAATGTGACGGGCGGACAGGAAATGCGCTGA
- the coaBC gene encoding bifunctional phosphopantothenoylcysteine decarboxylase/phosphopantothenate--cysteine ligase CoaBC — protein MKSSGHAVHVLIGVTGGIAAYKTPEVVRALLRAGVEVTVAMTPAATRFVSPLTFAALTGRRVRLELLPDGTTADGADLYPHLEPATRTHVFLVCPASANAIARLAAGFADDAVTAAALALPAGCRRWFAPAMHPAMWANPLVQANVRKLEAEGWRRIGPGTGPMACGAEGEGRMAEPNDIVAAVLEETRDLAGRRILVLSGPTREPVDAVRFLSNASSGRMGREIALAAASRGAAVVFISGPVESAMLPQHPSVEVRRVQTAREMLAAALAAPPTDAVIFAAAVADAAPARPARGKLPRERLGRAITLVRTPDIAASLPRRPGQYRVGFALETRPDRRRAERKLHTKHFDLIVLNGPESIGADVARFACAEAGPPVRWTEWGQLDKRECARRIVEWLARRLGEGPTATELQ, from the coding sequence GTGAAATCATCCGGACACGCAGTCCACGTGCTGATTGGCGTCACCGGCGGCATTGCGGCGTACAAAACGCCGGAAGTGGTCCGGGCGCTCCTTCGCGCGGGTGTGGAGGTCACCGTGGCGATGACCCCCGCAGCGACGCGATTTGTTTCGCCGCTGACGTTCGCTGCGCTGACGGGACGCCGCGTCCGGCTCGAGCTGCTGCCGGACGGCACCACGGCGGATGGCGCCGACCTGTACCCTCATCTCGAACCCGCGACCCGTACCCACGTGTTTCTGGTCTGCCCCGCCTCGGCGAACGCGATCGCCCGTCTGGCCGCCGGATTTGCGGACGATGCGGTAACCGCCGCCGCTCTCGCGCTGCCCGCCGGTTGTCGCCGTTGGTTCGCACCCGCAATGCATCCCGCAATGTGGGCAAACCCGCTCGTGCAGGCGAACGTGCGCAAACTCGAGGCGGAGGGATGGCGCAGGATCGGCCCCGGCACAGGGCCAATGGCGTGCGGCGCGGAAGGCGAGGGCCGGATGGCGGAGCCGAACGACATCGTGGCCGCGGTGCTGGAGGAGACGCGGGACCTGGCAGGGCGCCGCATTCTTGTGCTCTCCGGCCCCACGCGCGAGCCGGTGGACGCGGTGCGATTCCTCAGCAATGCCAGCAGCGGCCGGATGGGACGCGAGATTGCGCTGGCCGCGGCCTCCCGCGGCGCAGCGGTCGTATTCATCAGCGGGCCGGTCGAGTCCGCGATGCTGCCCCAGCATCCCTCCGTTGAGGTGCGGCGCGTCCAGACCGCCAGGGAAATGCTCGCGGCCGCGCTCGCCGCGCCGCCGACCGATGCGGTGATCTTCGCCGCCGCAGTCGCGGATGCCGCACCCGCCCGGCCCGCCCGCGGCAAGCTGCCGCGCGAACGCCTGGGCCGCGCCATCACGCTGGTGCGCACGCCAGACATTGCCGCCTCGTTGCCGCGACGCCCCGGACAGTACCGCGTCGGCTTCGCACTCGAAACCCGGCCGGACCGGCGCCGCGCCGAGCGCAAGCTGCACACCAAACACTTTGATCTGATCGTATTGAACGGGCCGGAAAGCATCGGCGCGGACGTCGCGCGGTTCGCCTGCGCCGAGGCCGGCCCGCCAGTGCGCTGGACGGAATGGGGGCAACTCGACAAGCGCGAGTGTGCCCGGCGCATTGTGGAGTGGCTGGCACGCCGTCTCGGCGAAGGCCCAACCGCGACGGAGTTGCAATGA
- a CDS encoding RsmE family RNA methyltransferase, with amino-acid sequence MNWLIIEPAEVDADGRARLTDERAVHVRRLLRSRPSAVFRAAMLGGGRGWARVETVDEREVVVCCQFGEPPLPRTGVSVLLAMPRPKAAKRLWAQLAELGVERVWVTGSAGVEPAYLQSHAVTAAVIRRRLLDGLAQSGQTVAPVVQVCARLEDALREVTAAAEVEEERWVVDPSFSEPLRGVGGRPAVIAVGPERGWAPEELLQLGSAGFRGAHLGPRLLRTETACLVAIGRLGGDRAWSRCAPAIDGADPGQSDSRSA; translated from the coding sequence ATGAACTGGTTGATCATTGAGCCAGCTGAGGTGGACGCGGATGGCCGTGCTCGACTGACAGACGAGCGTGCGGTGCATGTGCGGCGCCTGTTGCGGAGCCGGCCGTCGGCGGTGTTTCGCGCGGCGATGCTCGGTGGCGGGCGTGGGTGGGCGAGAGTGGAGACGGTGGACGAGCGGGAGGTGGTCGTTTGCTGTCAGTTTGGTGAGCCTCCGTTGCCCCGCACGGGCGTCTCGGTGTTGCTGGCGATGCCGCGCCCGAAAGCGGCGAAGCGACTGTGGGCACAACTGGCCGAGCTCGGAGTTGAGCGGGTGTGGGTGACGGGTTCGGCGGGTGTGGAGCCGGCATACCTGCAGAGTCACGCGGTGACTGCTGCGGTGATCCGCCGGCGGCTGCTGGACGGTCTGGCGCAGAGCGGCCAGACCGTCGCGCCGGTGGTGCAGGTGTGCGCGCGGCTGGAGGACGCGTTGCGGGAGGTGACGGCGGCGGCGGAGGTCGAGGAAGAGCGGTGGGTGGTGGATCCCAGCTTTTCTGAACCGCTGCGCGGCGTTGGGGGACGGCCGGCCGTGATCGCGGTCGGCCCCGAGCGGGGCTGGGCGCCTGAAGAGCTGTTGCAGTTGGGCTCGGCGGGGTTTCGGGGCGCGCATCTGGGGCCGCGGCTGCTGAGAACGGAGACCGCGTGTTTGGTGGCGATCGGGCGGCTGGGCGGCGACCGCGCCTGGTCGCGTTGCGCGCCGGCGATCGACGGCGCAGACCCCGGCCAGTCGGACTCGCGGTCCGCGTGA
- the secA gene encoding preprotein translocase subunit SecA → MNWILKKILGTKNERDLRRIRPLVDRINEIERGYQSLSDEQLRAKTDEFRARLAKGETLDDLLCEAFAAVKNTCRRLCGQTIEVCGHPIRWDMVPFDVQLIGGIVLHQGKIAEMATGEGKTLVATMPAYLNALTGQGVHIVTVNDYLARRDSQWMGAVYRFLGLTVGCIQNAMGPSERRRMYQCDITYGTNAEFGFDYLRDNMALRAEDQVQRGHAYAIVDEIDSILIDEARTPLIISGPAPYSTEQYVRLRPAVEKLVRRQRELCNEFVAEAKALLEKPDRTKADEERAGRRLYQVSQGMPKHKQLLHLLEDPSVRRIFEKVDSMMLTDMYKEEARELREELFFTIDEKGNDASLTEKGCAALNPDDPEMYVLPDLATELSLLEGDTSLTPEQKIARRQQLQDLFAERNERIHAVDQLIRAYAVYERDVQYVVQDGQVIIVDEFTGRLMPGRRWSDGLHQAIEAKEGVRVERETQTLATITIQNYFRMYKKLAGMTGTAETEADEFHQIYKLDVVVIPTNRPVRRVDRNDRVYKTQREKYNAVIEEIVACHERGQPVLVGTTTVEHSEIISRMLRRRGIPHNVLNAKNHEREAEIVALAGQKGAVTIATNMAGRGTDIKLGEGVVWLPREVIESPLRLEDLYEGKTLRQHLEERPCGLHVIGSERHEARRIDRQLRGRCARQGDPGSSTFYVSLEDDLMRLFGSDRISRIMERLGIEEGEVLEHPWLNRSIETAQRRVEQHNFAIRKRTLEYDDVMNTQRNIIYGFRNEVLHATDVREYLMSIVEDVALARAEVALDNGEEGRREFVQWANLTFPIGLKVEDLPAEADAEALARAVVGRVEAAYDVKARMEDPSALAELERQMILFAIDEHWQEYLRNLDALRQGVGLRAYGQRDPLVEYKREAYDLFSDLMDKIKGDVLSRMFRSATSLEAFERMMRAIPQTFVHPELSGLNGTTAPTAEGRPGGVVDEVIEAVKSAPVPVVAGPKIGRNDPCPCGSGKKYKKCCGAARAPTGAGGEMA, encoded by the coding sequence ATGAACTGGATTTTGAAGAAGATTCTCGGCACGAAGAACGAGCGGGATCTGCGACGCATCCGGCCGCTCGTCGACCGGATCAACGAGATTGAACGCGGCTATCAATCGCTCAGCGACGAGCAGCTTCGCGCGAAGACCGATGAGTTTCGCGCACGCCTCGCGAAGGGAGAGACGCTGGACGATCTCTTGTGCGAGGCGTTTGCCGCGGTGAAGAACACCTGCCGCCGCCTGTGCGGGCAGACGATCGAGGTCTGCGGCCATCCGATTCGCTGGGATATGGTGCCGTTCGACGTGCAGCTGATTGGGGGCATTGTGCTGCACCAGGGCAAGATCGCGGAGATGGCGACCGGGGAGGGCAAGACGCTGGTCGCGACGATGCCCGCCTACCTGAACGCACTGACCGGTCAGGGGGTTCACATCGTGACCGTGAACGACTATCTGGCGCGGCGCGACTCGCAGTGGATGGGCGCGGTGTATCGGTTTCTTGGTCTGACGGTGGGGTGCATCCAGAACGCGATGGGACCGTCGGAGCGGCGGCGGATGTACCAGTGCGATATCACCTACGGCACGAACGCGGAGTTCGGTTTCGATTATTTGCGCGACAACATGGCCCTGCGGGCGGAGGACCAGGTGCAGCGGGGCCATGCGTACGCGATCGTGGACGAGATTGACAGCATCTTGATCGACGAGGCTCGGACGCCCCTGATCATTTCGGGCCCCGCACCGTATTCAACGGAGCAGTACGTGCGGCTACGCCCCGCAGTGGAGAAGCTGGTTCGACGACAGCGGGAGCTGTGCAACGAGTTCGTCGCGGAGGCGAAGGCGCTGCTGGAAAAGCCGGATCGGACGAAGGCGGACGAGGAGCGGGCGGGTCGCCGCCTCTACCAGGTCAGCCAGGGCATGCCGAAGCACAAGCAGCTGCTCCATCTGCTCGAAGACCCGTCGGTGCGGCGCATTTTCGAGAAAGTGGACTCGATGATGCTCACCGACATGTACAAGGAGGAAGCGCGCGAGCTGCGCGAAGAGCTGTTTTTCACGATCGACGAGAAGGGCAACGATGCGAGTTTGACCGAGAAGGGCTGTGCCGCGCTGAATCCGGACGATCCGGAGATGTACGTGTTGCCGGATCTGGCGACGGAGCTGTCGCTGCTGGAGGGGGACACGTCGCTGACGCCGGAGCAAAAGATCGCGCGTCGGCAGCAGTTGCAGGATCTGTTCGCGGAGCGAAACGAACGGATCCATGCGGTGGACCAGCTCATCCGCGCCTACGCAGTGTACGAGCGGGACGTGCAGTATGTGGTGCAGGACGGACAGGTGATCATCGTGGACGAATTCACCGGCCGTCTGATGCCGGGCCGCCGGTGGAGCGATGGGCTGCACCAGGCGATCGAGGCCAAGGAGGGGGTGCGGGTCGAACGCGAGACCCAAACGCTGGCGACAATCACGATCCAGAACTATTTCCGGATGTACAAGAAGCTCGCCGGAATGACCGGTACGGCGGAGACCGAGGCGGACGAGTTTCACCAGATCTACAAGCTCGACGTGGTGGTGATCCCGACGAACCGGCCGGTGCGGCGGGTGGACCGCAACGACCGCGTCTACAAGACGCAGCGGGAAAAGTACAACGCGGTGATCGAGGAGATCGTTGCCTGCCACGAGCGTGGGCAGCCGGTGTTGGTGGGCACGACGACGGTCGAGCACTCCGAGATCATCAGCCGCATGTTGCGGCGGCGCGGAATACCGCACAACGTGCTGAACGCAAAGAACCACGAGCGCGAGGCGGAGATTGTGGCGTTGGCGGGGCAGAAGGGCGCGGTGACGATCGCGACGAACATGGCCGGTCGCGGCACCGACATCAAACTGGGCGAGGGTGTGGTCTGGCTGCCGCGCGAGGTGATCGAATCGCCGCTGAGGCTCGAGGACCTGTACGAGGGCAAGACGCTCCGTCAGCACCTGGAGGAGCGCCCGTGCGGCTTGCACGTGATCGGTTCGGAGCGTCACGAGGCGCGACGGATCGATCGCCAGCTGCGCGGTCGCTGTGCGCGGCAGGGCGATCCCGGCTCCTCGACGTTCTATGTCTCGCTGGAAGACGATCTGATGCGGCTCTTCGGTTCGGACCGGATCTCGCGGATCATGGAGCGGCTCGGCATCGAGGAGGGCGAGGTGCTGGAGCATCCGTGGCTGAATCGATCGATTGAGACGGCGCAGCGCCGGGTCGAGCAGCACAACTTTGCGATCCGCAAGCGGACGCTCGAGTACGACGACGTGATGAACACGCAGCGGAACATCATTTACGGGTTCCGCAACGAGGTGCTGCATGCGACGGACGTCCGCGAGTACCTGATGAGCATCGTGGAGGACGTGGCGCTGGCGCGTGCGGAGGTGGCGCTCGACAACGGCGAGGAGGGGCGGCGGGAGTTCGTGCAGTGGGCGAATCTGACGTTCCCGATCGGTCTGAAGGTGGAGGATCTTCCCGCGGAGGCAGATGCGGAAGCGCTGGCGCGGGCGGTGGTGGGGCGGGTGGAGGCCGCCTACGACGTGAAGGCGCGGATGGAAGATCCGAGTGCGCTCGCCGAGCTCGAGCGGCAGATGATCCTGTTTGCGATCGACGAACACTGGCAGGAATACCTGCGAAACCTGGACGCGCTGCGACAGGGGGTCGGCCTGCGCGCGTATGGTCAGCGGGACCCGCTCGTGGAGTACAAGCGGGAGGCGTACGACCTGTTTTCCGACCTAATGGACAAGATCAAGGGCGACGTGCTCTCGCGGATGTTCCGATCGGCGACTTCGCTGGAGGCGTTCGAGCGAATGATGCGCGCGATTCCGCAGACGTTTGTGCATCCCGAACTGAGCGGGCTGAACGGGACGACGGCGCCGACGGCGGAGGGGCGGCCGGGCGGGGTGGTGGACGAAGTGATCGAAGCGGTGAAGTCGGCGCCGGTGCCGGTTGTGGCGGGGCCGAAGATCGGGCGGAACGATCCCTGCCCGTGTGGTAGCGGCAAGAAGTACAAAAAGTGCTGCGGTGCGGCACGGGCTCCGACGGGCGCGGGCGGCGAAATGGCCTAA
- a CDS encoding EF-hand domain-containing protein codes for MKWCVWVVAAAVGVGWALSASAAPEGRKGGPGGGPAFSKLDADGDGAITCEEYVKARAPADDEAKKKAEAVFKKMDANSDGKVTKEEFAEWVKNRPQPKKGGAQPPAAGGAN; via the coding sequence ATGAAGTGGTGTGTGTGGGTGGTCGCGGCAGCTGTGGGGGTAGGGTGGGCGCTGAGCGCGTCGGCGGCACCCGAAGGGCGGAAAGGTGGGCCGGGGGGCGGACCGGCGTTCTCGAAGCTGGACGCCGACGGTGATGGTGCGATTACCTGCGAGGAGTATGTGAAGGCGCGCGCGCCGGCCGACGACGAGGCGAAGAAAAAGGCCGAGGCGGTGTTCAAGAAGATGGACGCCAACAGCGACGGCAAGGTGACGAAAGAAGAGTTTGCGGAGTGGGTGAAGAATCGTCCGCAGCCGAAGAAGGGCGGTGCGCAGCCGCCGGCGGCTGGTGGGGCGAACTGA
- a CDS encoding PAS domain-containing protein, translating to MALLDQTADASENHRRPDSPSTGATTSVQAVPELLRRLAEAASLGLVVCDADGRILECNGVFATMLGRASNDIQGHSFLDFTVPDEREAEAEAFRRFVASGRDAGRVVKRYALPDGSCAWAEVFSVPVRAAEGRPFRLVALTRDITESQRVANSLRASELAYLHLFRETTDGVAVFDVVRDAGGRAADLRCVDVNPALERITGRPATLCIGRLAGEAWPAPATGWVQRLLTALQSGGPAHFEDPLFTTDRWFDVRLVSLSPDRCAMFVTDITRRIREEQERRQMMDRAQQLQKLESLGRLAGGIAHDFNNILMTVLGAADLARAELPPHHPGREHLDNIIHAARRASNLCRQLLDYAGRGRLTTADFSLNDLIEDMAHLLAISLPRNVRLDCELDPALPMVRGDPSRVMQAILNLVTNAAEAIGESSGVIRIATSTERVITALDAGPGTPDPLPPGDYVVFEVTDTGSGIPPEMLNQIFDPFFSTRMEGRGLGLPAVLGIVRSHGGGIRVRSRVGEGSTFQLLLPAVRPVAAAHSAPSGEPAATNLDLPVWILEPNERSRDSIVRIVQTCGRRPRAFAAREELLNAIVDGVNIGCFIVSAATLSPNATELLQMLRRHAPIVLLGDPPTPLDGGEADVRLPWPFVRADLANALNAVLGAPRTARSAPQAEGSS from the coding sequence GTGGCCCTCCTTGACCAGACAGCGGACGCCAGCGAGAACCACCGACGGCCGGATTCACCCTCCACCGGCGCGACGACGTCCGTCCAAGCTGTGCCTGAGCTGCTCCGGCGGCTTGCGGAAGCGGCCAGCCTCGGTCTGGTGGTCTGCGATGCGGACGGCCGCATCCTCGAGTGCAACGGGGTGTTTGCGACCATGCTCGGCCGCGCGAGCAACGACATTCAAGGTCATTCCTTCCTCGACTTCACCGTTCCCGACGAGCGCGAGGCGGAAGCGGAGGCGTTCCGTCGCTTTGTGGCGTCCGGCCGTGACGCCGGACGCGTGGTCAAACGCTACGCGCTGCCCGATGGCAGCTGCGCATGGGCCGAGGTGTTCAGCGTCCCCGTCCGTGCGGCCGAGGGGCGACCCTTTCGACTGGTCGCCCTTACGCGCGACATTACCGAATCTCAACGCGTCGCAAACTCGTTGCGGGCGTCCGAGCTGGCGTACCTGCACCTCTTCCGCGAAACGACCGACGGCGTCGCGGTGTTCGACGTGGTCCGCGATGCCGGCGGCCGTGCCGCGGACCTCCGCTGCGTCGATGTGAACCCTGCTTTGGAGCGCATCACCGGCCGCCCGGCAACCCTTTGCATCGGACGACTTGCGGGCGAAGCGTGGCCGGCCCCCGCGACCGGATGGGTTCAGCGCCTCCTGACCGCTTTGCAGAGCGGAGGTCCCGCCCACTTCGAGGATCCGTTGTTCACCACCGACCGATGGTTCGACGTGCGGCTGGTCAGCCTTTCGCCGGACCGCTGCGCAATGTTTGTAACGGACATCACGCGCCGGATCCGCGAGGAGCAGGAGCGCCGGCAGATGATGGACCGGGCTCAGCAACTGCAGAAGCTCGAGAGCCTCGGACGGCTGGCCGGCGGCATTGCACACGATTTCAACAACATCCTGATGACCGTGCTCGGCGCCGCAGACCTCGCGCGCGCAGAACTCCCCCCGCACCATCCCGGCCGCGAACACCTCGACAACATCATTCACGCGGCCCGCCGCGCATCGAATCTCTGCCGCCAGCTCCTCGACTATGCGGGTCGCGGGCGCCTCACCACCGCAGACTTTTCGCTCAACGACCTCATTGAAGACATGGCGCATCTGCTCGCCATATCGCTCCCGCGCAACGTCCGTCTCGACTGCGAATTGGATCCAGCGCTGCCCATGGTTCGGGGCGATCCCTCCCGCGTGATGCAGGCGATCCTCAACCTCGTTACCAACGCCGCCGAGGCGATCGGCGAATCATCGGGCGTGATCCGGATCGCGACCTCCACGGAGCGCGTCATCACCGCGCTGGACGCCGGCCCCGGGACGCCGGACCCCCTGCCACCCGGCGACTACGTTGTGTTCGAAGTCACCGACACCGGAAGCGGCATCCCACCAGAAATGCTCAACCAGATCTTCGATCCGTTTTTCTCCACCCGGATGGAGGGCCGTGGGCTCGGCCTTCCCGCAGTGCTCGGCATCGTCCGCAGCCACGGCGGCGGGATCCGCGTCCGAAGCCGGGTGGGCGAGGGGAGTACCTTCCAGCTGCTGTTGCCCGCGGTGCGGCCGGTCGCCGCCGCCCACAGCGCGCCGTCGGGGGAGCCCGCCGCCACCAATCTCGATCTGCCGGTCTGGATCCTCGAACCGAACGAGCGGTCCCGTGATTCGATTGTCCGAATCGTGCAAACCTGCGGTCGTCGCCCGCGCGCCTTCGCCGCCAGGGAGGAGCTATTGAACGCGATCGTGGACGGCGTGAATATCGGATGTTTCATCGTATCGGCCGCAACGCTCTCGCCGAATGCCACCGAGCTTTTGCAGATGCTTCGTCGGCACGCCCCGATCGTGCTGCTGGGTGATCCCCCCACCCCGCTCGATGGCGGCGAAGCGGACGTCCGGCTGCCCTGGCCGTTCGTGCGCGCGGACCTCGCAAACGCACTGAACGCTGTGCTCGGAGCTCCCCGAACCGCCCGCTCGGCGCCACAGGCAGAGGGGAGCAGCTGA
- a CDS encoding glycine zipper 2TM domain-containing protein, with amino-acid sequence MNRTLRYVAISTAAVLTAGCVTTRTDPAVQATALGAGIGAGLGAILGHNLGGSRNDRALGAAAGALLGGALAHHHAQQAALQQRIDHLQQQQLYTTVWVQNSNGSRTPVLLRITEGGQYIGPRGEYYPSMPSEEQLRTVYGI; translated from the coding sequence ATGAACCGCACACTTCGGTACGTCGCCATATCGACCGCGGCGGTACTCACCGCGGGGTGTGTCACCACCCGGACGGACCCCGCCGTCCAGGCCACCGCGCTGGGCGCCGGCATTGGCGCAGGCCTCGGAGCGATCCTCGGGCACAATCTTGGTGGCAGCCGCAACGACCGGGCGCTCGGCGCGGCCGCGGGCGCGCTGCTCGGCGGCGCACTCGCCCACCACCATGCCCAACAGGCAGCTCTCCAACAGCGCATCGATCATCTCCAGCAGCAGCAGCTGTACACCACCGTGTGGGTGCAGAATTCGAACGGCTCCCGCACGCCCGTGTTGCTGCGGATCACCGAGGGCGGCCAGTACATCGGACCTCGGGGCGAGTACTATCCTTCGATGCCCTCGGAGGAGCAGCTCCGAACCGTCTACGGAATCTGA